The following coding sequences lie in one Terriglobales bacterium genomic window:
- a CDS encoding HNH endonuclease has protein sequence PPPSRRKQHVMPHRTHNTEQTSHGNGHGELRPGNGLAVMHTPVLVLNASYEPINICAARRAIVLVLKGVARTEEENGHILHAERFEIRLPSVIRLLEYRRIPHQTRALSRKNILLRDRNTCQYCGTVMPSSELTLDHVVPRSRGGLSTWENLVAACHPCNRRKGNQLVAEASMTLLREPRAFNLHTSRHIMRLIGRSDEKWRKYLFY, from the coding sequence CTCCGCCGCCGAGCCGCAGAAAGCAACACGTGATGCCGCACAGGACGCACAACACGGAGCAAACGAGCCACGGAAACGGCCACGGCGAGCTGCGGCCGGGCAACGGGCTGGCGGTGATGCACACGCCGGTGCTGGTGCTGAACGCCTCCTACGAGCCCATCAACATCTGCGCGGCGCGGCGTGCGATCGTCCTGGTGCTGAAGGGAGTAGCGCGCACGGAGGAAGAGAACGGCCACATCCTGCACGCGGAGCGCTTCGAGATCCGGCTGCCTTCGGTGATCCGGCTGCTGGAGTACCGGCGCATTCCGCATCAGACGCGGGCGCTGTCGCGCAAGAACATCCTGCTGCGCGACCGCAACACCTGCCAATACTGCGGCACGGTGATGCCGTCGAGCGAGCTGACGCTGGATCACGTGGTGCCGCGGTCGCGGGGCGGCCTTTCCACCTGGGAGAACCTGGTGGCGGCCTGCCATCCCTGCAACCGCCGCAAGGGGAACCAACTGGTGGCCGAGGCCAGCATGACGCTGCTGCGCGAGCCGCGCGCCTTCAATCTGCACACCAGCCGGCACATCATGCGCCTGATCGGGCGCTCCGATGAGAAGTGGCGGAAGTATCTGTTCTACTGA